TAGTCAATTCGTTTGTATACTGCCAAATGCTCAATCGCTTCTGGGTGAACGATTGATTCGTCAATCCCGGACGGATGCAAGGCACCAGCAAGATCACTGAGGTTAACTCGGACTTTGCGCCACACGACTGGATCAAGACCGCAATTGCGGTCCAGCCACATCAATCCCAATGCTGCCCCGTCTTCATTGATCTCGACGCCTTCCGTGATCGCAGCTTTGAACAATGGGCTGTCGTACGGGATCTCACTGATGAATGGCAACGTCACTTCAACTCCATCCTCAAGAATCAGGGCGTTTGCCGTCGCTGATGTAACTGCAACCGGATTGTTGAGTTCTTCGAAGTGCCAAAGCGGAATGGGAGTCCCAGTGAAATATGTTAGGCCCCCGAGGATCAGCACGAGGCACAGCGCCAGCCAGCGAATATGCCTCAACTGTGTCATTGGGGATCTCCATGAAGGACAGCCATTCAAAGAATTGACAGGCCAACAGCATTGTACCTGCTGATCCGTCAGTACCAACAGAAATTCGATTCCGCTGACTCTAGCGGACACCAGTTAGTGACAAAAATGGATAGTCAGAATTTCAGCCGGAGTCGTTCCCTGAAACCCCGAAAAAACCAAAGCCTCAAATGCGACAAATAGGTGACAACACCGTTGTGGTCTTTTTGTCACCACAAAGTCAGCCGAAATCGTAGACATATGTTTCGATGTCACGATTGAGCAATGCCTTTTCGATCAATGGCTCGATCTCTTCCCATTGCCCGCCCGCCAAGCCACAGCCGATTCTCGGCATGTGAACAGATGCGGAATACTCTGCGGCAAATTTGCCAACGGACTGAAGCCCACGCTCGATAGCCGCATATCTGACTGGAGCTTGCCCTTCCTTGCGACGGAGCCCGTGCTGGCCGATCAAGTTGGCAACCCAGAGGCCGTCTTCTGCTTTGACGAACTGAACCTCGCCAAGCTCAAACGGTTGGGCACCATCTTCTTTGTGCCAGCGTCGGTACTCCGCTTCCGGTTCTTTCCATCGTTTCGAGATAGCGACAACGAAGCCCTTCCCCCAACCGCCGATATCGTTGCATACGTGGACGATGATCTTCGGCCCATCGCCAACCGGCTGGGTGGCGTCGCCTTCGAGGTAGTTGATGGACATCATTGTTCTTCAATTTGTAAAGTGTCAGTAATGTTCAGATTCTGGTGTGGAATCGATCAGATGCCCCGAAATCCATGAGACTGGAACTGTAACGGGTCGAGCAAAATTGACAGTTTACATTAACGGACACCAACTACATCGCTGAGTTCACCAGTCAGCGGAGTAGGAAACATGGCGAAGAAGACAGCAATCTATTCGAGGATCAGCAGCCGACAGCAAGATCACCGCAGCCAGATGCCTGACCTTGAGCGTTGGGCTGAAGCACACGGTGAACCAGTGGTCTACTTCAAAGACACGTTCACGGGCCGCACCATGGCTCGACCGGGCATGGACAAAATGATGGAAGCCTTGAGAGCAGGCAAGCTTGACCGCATCGTTGTCTGGCGGCTCGATAGACTTGGCCGAACAACGAAGGGACTCTGCCAACTGTTCGACGAGCTTCACTCACGTGGCGTTGATCTGGTCAGCATGAAGGATGGGTTCAGCTTGGCATCACCAGCCGGTCGATTGCACGCACGCATATTGGCGAGTGTCGCCGAGTACGAGACCGAGATCAGAGCCGAGAGAGTTGCCGCAGGTCAGGCAGCAGCACGCAAGCGAGGAAAGACGTGGGGCGGCAGCGACAAGGGATGGCGTTGGAAAGTGACGGTCGATCAGGTCAACGCAATCCACGAGATGAAATCCGCAGGCCGCAAGATCACGCAGATCGCACGAGTGACGGGGCTGTCACGCCCAACGATCTACCGTGTGCTGCGAGAAGTTGAACCGATTGTTTGATTGGCGTGGCTCATCCGAGTTCGGGTAGCAAAACCAACAATCCAACAATTAATAACGGAAAGTTGGTGAAGTAAGTCCCCGTCGTACGCTCGGGAGACACTACGCATGAGTCTCTTTTTTATCGAACAACGTTTTTCGACCGCCCTATGCGCTGGTTGTTTCAGACAAATCGGATTCCCAAAATCGCCGCCGCCAGATTTTCGACGGATCGCAACGGGCGATACAAAAGTTGTTTTATCGCCATCGGCCTGACACAGCCGCATGGCGTAAACACAAAAACAATTCGAAGATCGAAAAATCGCCGCCGCCAAAACAAATTCGGCGGCTCAATGATCGACATCCGACTTAAGTCTTGCGAGTCCACTCACCGCATGTCAGATTCAGTAGGTAAATCTCACTGTTTTCCACGAGTTCTTCATGCCCATTCGTTTCGATACAGACTTTTCCGCCAGAGATCGACAGAACGTGTGGCTCCTGCAACATCGCTTTATGATCATGAATCCATCCGGGGCTTGCTCCGGTTGTTGGAATCGACTCAATGGCCCATGTTTCGCAGTTCAATCGGTAAACCAGCGTAGTGCCAAATTTTCTTTCACCGTGGTAACCCAAACTGCCAACGATGTAGATGAATCCGTCAATGAACGTGGCTGAATGGAAGTCCGTGGGAGGGAAGACTTCTTTGGGGTAGCCCATGATCTGAATCTGACCACCACGTTCGTGAATCAGAACGTCGTTGTAGATGCAGAAATCCGGGTCGTAGAAGTCTTCGTGCTCGCCACCAATTTGCACGAATCGGCCATTAGGTAGCTCCGTGAATGAGACTCCATATCTGCTAAAGCACCACGTAGCTTCTGCCATGTTGTCCTCGTCGCCAAACTGCGACTTCGCCTCGTATGCCGAGATCCCGCATCGCACCATCTCGTGCCAAAACGCAACATCGATCACCTCTGGGTTAGATTTCCCATACCGTGGGCGACAACCGAGTCTGTATTCGGCTTCGCTGATATTCAGTGGCTTGCCCCCTTCGAGTCCAAGAAGTATCCGTTTCAACTCAGTGTTGATTTCACCGATGTCTTCGCCCGCAGCGATAAGCAAACGCATCACCTGCTCAGTCGAAGCCATCGACATCGTACTGTCATCGTATTCGTTCTTCCGATTCGTCTTCGCACCTGCGTCCAGCAGCACCCTCACGCAACCATCGTGACCTTCCTGTGCCGCAAGCATTAGGGGCGTGTTCTGAGCATCATCGACAGCTTCAATCTCGGCTCCAGAACTGATCAGCCACGAAAGCATCTCGGCATTGCCTCGTGAAGCGCAGATTGCCAGAGCGGTTGATCCACCACGTTCTCGATCTTCGATATTAGCCCCGGCGGATAGCAAGAATGTTGCCTTCTCGATGTCTCCAACAACTGACGCCAACAACCAAGGTGTGCGTCCCCATCGATCACGTTGCTCAAGGCCGCTGTCGCCAATAGGAAAAAGCTGCTTCAGGTCGTCGATTGAGCGCAGGGCGACAGCATTCATTGGCTCCGTCCACTGAAGTCGAGATGGATCGGCCCCAGCTTCGAGCAAAGCTTGCACAGCGTCAAATCGACCGAAACGGGAAGATACACTCAACGGCGACTCACCATATTGCGTTTCGGTATCAGTGTCCGCACCTAAACTCACCAACAACTTGATCATCGGCACGAGATCATCGCTATCGAAAAGGCTGTACATGATATTGACGACAACGGTGTAGCCGCTTGGGGAAACGAAATCCACGTTCGCTCCGGCATTTGCAAGCAGCATGACCTTTCCCGAACTGCCTGAACACGCAGCCAGATCGAACGGTGATTTCTTCCCTTGATCGACGGGTGCATTAACATCCGCTCCCGAGTCGAGAAGTAGCCTGAGCAGGGATTCATCAGCGTCTGGACTGCTCGCTGCATAGGCCAGCGGCGTGAAGTCACGCTCATCACGGGAATCCACAGGAACGCTTTTTTGTAGCTCTTCCTGTACCGCTTCAATATCACCATTTGATGTAAATAGGTGGATATCCATAGGCTATCGTTGCTCCCAATCCCAAAGCGCTCTGGCTTCTGCATGAATCTTTCGGGGCCAGCAATGCCCTGATCGCATACTGCCTCGCATCCTCGAAACACCATTTTATCGAAGGTTCGCCTCACATGAATCCGTCTGATTTGCTTCGCCGCCTTTACCTACATCGTCAGTGGCTAAGCCACAGGCTTCTGTAATTTAAGTTTCGGGCAGCGAGTTCTCTGCTCTCGTGAGCAAGGCAAGCCTCAGGTTTTGGAATGGCGAACTCTACCTTCGACCTGTAATACATCCATGGCACGTCGGTTGGAATCATCGTTGTCGTGTGCCAGAATCAGCGAGCAGGACGTTCAACAGCAAAGGAACTCGAAAATGACGATTGAATTCACCGTCTCTGCTGTCATTCCGGCATCGCCTAAAGAAATCTACGATGCATGGCTCAACAGTGACGGCCACACGAAGATGACAGGCAGTCCGGCACACTCAACGGCAATTGTCGGTGATCCATTCGATGCATGGGACGGGTACATCAGCGGAAAGTATCTCAAACTGGAACCGGGCAAACGAATCGTTCAATCGTGGAGAGGTTCAAGTTACAAAGATTCGGACGCCGATTCGCAGATCGAAGTCACATTCGAGCCAGTCGAAGGCGGCACAAAGATCACGCTCGCTCACACCAATGTGCCGAACGACCAAGCCAGCCATGAACCCGGTTGGAGGACGCACTGCTTTGCACCGATGCAGAAATACTTCGGTGTCTTGGCTG
This DNA window, taken from Fuerstiella marisgermanici, encodes the following:
- a CDS encoding macro domain-containing protein, with product MMSINYLEGDATQPVGDGPKIIVHVCNDIGGWGKGFVVAISKRWKEPEAEYRRWHKEDGAQPFELGEVQFVKAEDGLWVANLIGQHGLRRKEGQAPVRYAAIERGLQSVGKFAAEYSASVHMPRIGCGLAGGQWEEIEPLIEKALLNRDIETYVYDFG
- a CDS encoding recombinase family protein, with the protein product MAKKTAIYSRISSRQQDHRSQMPDLERWAEAHGEPVVYFKDTFTGRTMARPGMDKMMEALRAGKLDRIVVWRLDRLGRTTKGLCQLFDELHSRGVDLVSMKDGFSLASPAGRLHARILASVAEYETEIRAERVAAGQAAARKRGKTWGGSDKGWRWKVTVDQVNAIHEMKSAGRKITQIARVTGLSRPTIYRVLREVEPIV
- a CDS encoding ankyrin repeat domain-containing protein, producing MDIHLFTSNGDIEAVQEELQKSVPVDSRDERDFTPLAYAASSPDADESLLRLLLDSGADVNAPVDQGKKSPFDLAACSGSSGKVMLLANAGANVDFVSPSGYTVVVNIMYSLFDSDDLVPMIKLLVSLGADTDTETQYGESPLSVSSRFGRFDAVQALLEAGADPSRLQWTEPMNAVALRSIDDLKQLFPIGDSGLEQRDRWGRTPWLLASVVGDIEKATFLLSAGANIEDRERGGSTALAICASRGNAEMLSWLISSGAEIEAVDDAQNTPLMLAAQEGHDGCVRVLLDAGAKTNRKNEYDDSTMSMASTEQVMRLLIAAGEDIGEINTELKRILLGLEGGKPLNISEAEYRLGCRPRYGKSNPEVIDVAFWHEMVRCGISAYEAKSQFGDEDNMAEATWCFSRYGVSFTELPNGRFVQIGGEHEDFYDPDFCIYNDVLIHERGGQIQIMGYPKEVFPPTDFHSATFIDGFIYIVGSLGYHGERKFGTTLVYRLNCETWAIESIPTTGASPGWIHDHKAMLQEPHVLSISGGKVCIETNGHEELVENSEIYLLNLTCGEWTRKT
- a CDS encoding SRPBCC domain-containing protein, coding for MTIEFTVSAVIPASPKEIYDAWLNSDGHTKMTGSPAHSTAIVGDPFDAWDGYISGKYLKLEPGKRIVQSWRGSSYKDSDADSQIEVTFEPVEGGTKITLAHTNVPNDQASHEPGWRTHCFAPMQKYFGVLADKD